A region of the Myxococcus stipitatus DSM 14675 genome:
GCTGGAGCAGGGCAAGCGCGTGGCCGCCGTCGGAGGAGACCACTCCATCTCCTTCGGCATCATCCGCGCCCACGCCGAGAAGTACCCCGGCCTCGGCGTGCTGCACCTGGATGCCCACGCCGACCTGCGCGTCGCCTACGAGGGCTTCACCTGGTCCCACGCCTCCATCATGTACAACGTCGCCGAGCGCATCCCCGGCGTGAAGACGCTGGTCCAGGTCGGCCTGCGCGACATGAGCCAGGAAGAGCACCGCTACATCGAGGACTCGAAGGGCCGCGTTCACGGCTTCTTCGACGCCACCCTCCAGAACAACCGCTTCGACGGCATCCCCTGGAACCGCCAGGTCGATGAAATCGTCGCCCTGCTGCCCCAGCACGTCTACCTGTCGTTCGACATCGACGGCCTGGACCCCGTCCTCTGCCCCCACACCGGCACGCCCGTCCCCGGCGGCCTGTCCTTCCCCGAGGCCATCGCCCTGCTGTCCGGCGTGGCCCGCTCCGGCCGCACCATCGTCGGCTTCGACCTGACGGAAGTCGCCCCGGACCCCGAGGGTGGGGAGTGGGACGGCAACGTGGGTGCCCGCCTGCTCTACAAGATGATTGGCTGGATGCTGAAGTCCCAGAAGGCCTGAGCCTCAGCTCACGCTTCCCTTCGTCAGCCGCAATCCGAACGGAGCCCCCCGAACCACCGGGGGCTCCACGGGCAGCGCCCCACCCTGCGGGCGCGCCAGCTCCGAGGCCACCCCGTCAAGGGACTCGAGCTGCGCCCGAAGCGCCTCCAACACCGAGCGGTCCACCGGGGCTCCCGCCTCCAACCGCCGCAGCTGTCGCCGCGCTTCCTCCAGCGGCCCCTGGAGCGCTCTCGCCGCCCACTGCCCCCACGGTGTCCCCGGGAGGTGCCCGGCCCCCTGGGCCGTCTTGGGCGCGTCGACCAGGGACTTGTGGATCAGCGCCTCGAAGTCCGTGATTTCAAAGGGCTTGTGCAGGAAGGCATCCGCCTCTGGCGCCCCCTGGGGCAGCACGGCGCTCAAGAGGATGACGGGCACGCCCTTGAGCTCCGCGTCGCGCTTGAGGCGGCGGCACAGCTCCACCCCGCTCAGCCGAGGCATCATGTGGTCCGTCACCACGAGGTGGGGCCGACACGCCCGAGCCATGGCCAAGGCCTCCTCCCCATCCCGCGCCTTCACCACTTCGTGGCCCAGGTCCTCCACCACATGGCTGAGGACTTCCAGCACCGCGGGCTCATCATCCGCGACCAGGACAAGACTCATGCTTCCGCTCCTCCGCTCCGACGCGGCCCCCAAGCCACGCCGCCAGGACTTCGGCCTGCCCCTGGGATGCCGCCAAACTTCAGGGACCCGCCACCTCCCGGTGATGCAATCGTTCACGGACGTGAAGAGTGATCTATGAAAGGCAACGCAGCGCCTCCAGCGAATCATGGGAATGACGCCCGCTTCCCGACAGTCGGGCTGTCATTCCGTCAACAATCCGCCGAGGGTGCACGGAGGGCAGACATGAAGGCAGGAGTCATGAGGTGGGGGCTGGTGGTGGTGGCGATGCTGGTGTCCAGCGGAGCCCACGCGGACCTGGCTCGGCGGCGCGACGCCGTCGTGGAGGTCGTCCAGAAGGTCTCCCCGGCCGTCGTCTACATCGGCACCGAACAGGAGGTGGAGTCGCGCTTCCGCCGCCGCTCCCCGCTGGAAGAGTTCTTCGGTGGCATGGGCAACGGGTCCGAGCGGCAGAAAATCGAGGGCCTGGGCAGCGGCGTCATCATCGACCCGACCGGCATCATCGTCACCAATGACCACGTCATCCGGGGCGCGTCCGCCATTCACGTCGTGCTCGCGGATGGTCGCTCGTACGAGGCGGAGGTCATCGGCAGCGACGCGGGCAATGACGTGGCCGTCCTCAAGGTGGCCGCGAAGGAGGCGCTGCCCATCGCCAAGCTGGGCACCAGCTCCGACCTGATGATTGGCGAGACGGTGGTGGCCATCGGCAGCCCGTTCGGCCTGAGCAAGACGGTGACGGCGGGCGTGGTGTCCGCCACCGGGCGCACCTTCCGCGCGGACAATCGCGTGTACAACGACTTCGTCCAGACAGACGCGGCCATCAACCCGGGCAACTCCGGGGGGCCGCTGCTCAACGTGGATGGCGAAATCATCGGCATCAACACCGCCATCTTCGGCGGCGGTGCCCAGGGCATCGGCTTCGCCATCCCCGCGGACAAGGTGCGCCGCATCGTCGACGAGCTCACCCGCTTCGGGAAGATGCGCCCGGCCTGGGTGGGCATCGACACGGTGGACCTCAAGCCGCGCGTGGCCCGGCAGCTGGGCTGGGACCGGGCCTATGGCGCGCTCGTGACCGCCGTGGAAGCGGGCAGCCCCGCCGCCCAGGCAGGCGTGCGGCGCGGAGACATCGTCGCGGAGCTGGGGGGCTCCCGCATCCAGGACGCCGAGGACTTCGACACCCGCGTGCGTGGCTACCCCGCCCGCTCCGCCTTCCCCCTCTCCCTCTTCCGGGAGGGCGACCTGCGCACCCTCCAGCTCACCCCGTCCGAGTTCCCCGTGCGAATGGTGGAGTCCCTCGCCTGGGACCGGCTGGGACTCAAAGTGAAGGACGCCCGGGTGGGGTTGGCCGTGTCGGGCATCCGGGCGGGCTCCGTGGCGGCGGAGGCGGGGTTGGATCCCGGCGATATCATTCTTCGAGTGAACAACCAGCCGGTGGGCACGGCCGAGGCCTTCAAGGAAGCGCTGCTCACGGCCCGGCGCGGCCGGAGTGTCCTGTTACTCGTGAGACGGGGCCGCTACGGCTACCACGTCACCCTGCCCTTCGAGCAGGACACCGGCCAAAGCCTGTAGCACGACGTATTCGAGGGGTGACAACGGGTTCCTCGGATTTCAGAGGGGGCGCCTCTCGCACTAGCATGCGTGCCCATGAGCACCGTGCGTTACCTGTCACTGGGTCCCCTGCTCTCCGGAGCGGGCTCACGAGCCTTCCTGGGGCTCGCGCTGGAGGATGGACTCCCCCCTCGACCTGTCGTTCTCATCTGGGCACCGCAAGAGGTGGTTCAGAGCCCGGAGCTGACGGCGAAGCTGACGCGCGAGACGAACCGCGCGCTCGTCTTCGAGCATCCCAACATCCTCCGCGTGCACAGCCTGGCGGCCCAGGACGGGGGCCTCGCGCGTGTCACCGAGTTCGCCGATGGCGAGCCCCTGCGCCGCGTGCTGGAGGCCAGCCCCAAGCTGCCGCCTCCGCTGGCCGCGCTGGTGGCCGCCGACGCCGCCACCGGATTGCATTACGCCCACATGGCGGGCAACGACGACGGCACGCCGCTGGTGCACGGGGACGTGCGCCCCGAGACGCTGATGGTGTCCTTCAGCGGCCTGACGAAGGTGACGGGCTACGGCGCGCTGAGCGTGGCGCCTCGAGAGCGCGACGGGAAGCGCGTGAAGAACCGGCGCGCGTACAGCGCTCCGGAGCAGCTGCTGGGTGGACGCGAGGCCGTCAACGTCCAGTCCGACGTGTTCCTGTTGGGGTTGGTGCTGCACGAGTGCCTGTCCGGGAAGATGCCCTTCAAGGACAACGCGGACCCCGACAAGGCGACGCTCACGCGCACGCTGCCGACGATGTCGCAGGACGTGCCGCTCAAGCTGGACGCGGTGGTCCGCAAGGCGACGGCGAAGCGCGCGTATGACCGGTACCCCTCCGCGCACGCCTTCCGCGAGGCCATCGTCGAGGCCGTGGGCACGCTGCCCGCGCACACGCTGCTGGCGGACTACCTGGCCAAGCTCTTCCCGCCCGAGAACGAGGCCCGCGCCGCGCGCCGCCGCGTGATTGAAGCAGGCATCGCGGACGTGTTGCAGAAGGTCGGCGTCCCGCCTCCCGCCGTGGCGGAGTTCCTCGTCTCGGGCGTCCTGCCCCCGTCCGCGATTCCCAAGGTGTGGCCCGCGCTGCAGGGGCAGCTCTCCATCCTCGCGGCCATCTCGGGTGGCACCAGTGGTGTCCAGGTCACCGAGGTGAATGAGGCCTCGGCAGCCGCGCCCCAGGCGGCTCCGGTCGTTGAACCGGCCGCTCCTGCGGCGGCCGTCCAGGGGACAAGCACCGAGTCCGTGTCCGCGGCTCCGGGTTCGGCTGCTCCCGCTGCGCCGACGACACCTGGCGCGGAGGTGAGCACCTCGGCCTCGGTCTCGTCGACACCTGGTGCGAATGGCACGGGCACCACGGCACCGGGCGCGAGCTCCTCGGCGCCGATGCCTGTCGCCAGCGCCACGGCGGCCACCACGGCACCGGATCCGGGTGCGAACGCTCCGGCGCCGGCTCCTGGTGCGGGGGCCTCGGCCTCGCCCGTGGCGATTGCTTCGGCTGGTGCTCCTGGCGTGGCCCAGACACCGCTGGCGAACGTCTCCACGACTCCCGTCAGCGGCGCACCGTCGGTGCCCGCGTCTCCAGCGGCGGGGGCACCTCGGAAGTCCTCGCGTGCATGGGTCGTGGGTGTGGGCGTCGGCGCGGTGCTCGCGCTCGCCGGGGCGGCGGTCATCGTCCAGCGATTGCCTCCGCGCATCGAAGCGGAGCTGGAGGACGCGGGGCCTGCCTCGGTGGCGTCCGCCAACGCCTTTGATGCGGGCGCGGTCTCGGATGCCGGCTCGGACGCGGGCGCCGAGGTGATTGCCACCGGCTATCTGGACCTCACCGTCGACCCTCGCGTGGACGTGTCGTACCCCGGTGGGTTCCTCGGCCGGACTCCGTTGAGCGTGGCACTGCCTGCGGGGCGCCATGTCTTCACGCTCACCAACTCCGTGCTGGGCATCCAGATTGCCCGGACCTTCACCATCACCGCGGGCGGGCGCAACGCGCAGCAGCTCTACCTCAACAAGGCCTTCGTCAACGTGCGCGCGCCGAAGGACGCCATCGTGACGCTCGACGGGCGGCTCGTCGGCGCGGCCCCGGTCGAAGAGCAGGACGTCTACGAGGG
Encoded here:
- a CDS encoding protein kinase domain-containing protein gives rise to the protein MSTVRYLSLGPLLSGAGSRAFLGLALEDGLPPRPVVLIWAPQEVVQSPELTAKLTRETNRALVFEHPNILRVHSLAAQDGGLARVTEFADGEPLRRVLEASPKLPPPLAALVAADAATGLHYAHMAGNDDGTPLVHGDVRPETLMVSFSGLTKVTGYGALSVAPRERDGKRVKNRRAYSAPEQLLGGREAVNVQSDVFLLGLVLHECLSGKMPFKDNADPDKATLTRTLPTMSQDVPLKLDAVVRKATAKRAYDRYPSAHAFREAIVEAVGTLPAHTLLADYLAKLFPPENEARAARRRVIEAGIADVLQKVGVPPPAVAEFLVSGVLPPSAIPKVWPALQGQLSILAAISGGTSGVQVTEVNEASAAAPQAAPVVEPAAPAAAVQGTSTESVSAAPGSAAPAAPTTPGAEVSTSASVSSTPGANGTGTTAPGASSSAPMPVASATAATTAPDPGANAPAPAPGAGASASPVAIASAGAPGVAQTPLANVSTTPVSGAPSVPASPAAGAPRKSSRAWVVGVGVGAVLALAGAAVIVQRLPPRIEAELEDAGPASVASANAFDAGAVSDAGSDAGAEVIATGYLDLTVDPRVDVSYPGGFLGRTPLSVALPAGRHVFTLTNSVLGIQIARTFTITAGGRNAQQLYLNKAFVNVRAPKDAIVTLDGRLVGAAPVEEQDVYEGTHQLLVIANGARWQKTFKIEGGQRISFDVDFEAPPEE
- a CDS encoding trypsin-like peptidase domain-containing protein — encoded protein: MKAGVMRWGLVVVAMLVSSGAHADLARRRDAVVEVVQKVSPAVVYIGTEQEVESRFRRRSPLEEFFGGMGNGSERQKIEGLGSGVIIDPTGIIVTNDHVIRGASAIHVVLADGRSYEAEVIGSDAGNDVAVLKVAAKEALPIAKLGTSSDLMIGETVVAIGSPFGLSKTVTAGVVSATGRTFRADNRVYNDFVQTDAAINPGNSGGPLLNVDGEIIGINTAIFGGGAQGIGFAIPADKVRRIVDELTRFGKMRPAWVGIDTVDLKPRVARQLGWDRAYGALVTAVEAGSPAAQAGVRRGDIVAELGGSRIQDAEDFDTRVRGYPARSAFPLSLFREGDLRTLQLTPSEFPVRMVESLAWDRLGLKVKDARVGLAVSGIRAGSVAAEAGLDPGDIILRVNNQPVGTAEAFKEALLTARRGRSVLLLVRRGRYGYHVTLPFEQDTGQSL
- a CDS encoding response regulator, producing the protein MSLVLVADDEPAVLEVLSHVVEDLGHEVVKARDGEEALAMARACRPHLVVTDHMMPRLSGVELCRRLKRDAELKGVPVILLSAVLPQGAPEADAFLHKPFEITDFEALIHKSLVDAPKTAQGAGHLPGTPWGQWAARALQGPLEEARRQLRRLEAGAPVDRSVLEALRAQLESLDGVASELARPQGGALPVEPPVVRGAPFGLRLTKGSVS
- a CDS encoding agmatinase family protein, whose product is MATHFDPSAAAQPGSGVFGLPHSPDEAHVVLIPVPFEATTSYGGGTSDGPAAVLDASRQVDLFDVETGRPYERGIAMLPESQELRDWNTRAKERAQVVIDAGGIHSGEAELLAAAKDVNVLCDQMNDYVYRTAKHWLEQGKRVAAVGGDHSISFGIIRAHAEKYPGLGVLHLDAHADLRVAYEGFTWSHASIMYNVAERIPGVKTLVQVGLRDMSQEEHRYIEDSKGRVHGFFDATLQNNRFDGIPWNRQVDEIVALLPQHVYLSFDIDGLDPVLCPHTGTPVPGGLSFPEAIALLSGVARSGRTIVGFDLTEVAPDPEGGEWDGNVGARLLYKMIGWMLKSQKA